Proteins co-encoded in one Bacillus paramycoides genomic window:
- a CDS encoding ZinT family metal-binding protein codes for MKIAFTKKVGILTISSMLVLVGCQTSGSSKKQEQTSESHTHENEHDYSHNHSHAHDKETEKIYEGYFEDNQVKDRSLSDWKGDWQSVYPYLQDGTLDEVFAYKAKHKGKMTAKEYKDYYNEGYQTDVNRIVIQGNTVTFYKNKEENSGEYIYDGYEILTYDAGNRGVRYIFKLAEKTDGVPQYIQFSDHGIQPNKAGHYHLYWGDNREALLDEVIHWPTYYPSDMDGHDIAHEMMEH; via the coding sequence ATGAAAATTGCATTTACAAAGAAGGTAGGTATATTAACTATTAGTTCAATGTTGGTATTAGTAGGCTGTCAGACTTCAGGTTCATCTAAAAAGCAAGAGCAAACATCTGAAAGTCATACGCATGAAAATGAACACGATTACAGTCATAATCATAGTCATGCTCATGATAAAGAAACAGAAAAAATTTATGAAGGGTATTTCGAAGACAACCAAGTGAAGGATCGATCACTCTCCGATTGGAAAGGAGATTGGCAATCTGTATATCCATATTTACAAGATGGAACGCTTGATGAGGTATTTGCTTATAAAGCGAAACATAAAGGTAAAATGACAGCTAAAGAATATAAGGATTATTATAATGAAGGGTATCAAACAGATGTTAACCGTATCGTGATTCAAGGGAATACTGTAACATTCTACAAAAACAAAGAGGAGAATTCTGGTGAGTATATCTATGATGGGTACGAAATTCTGACATATGATGCAGGGAATAGAGGTGTAAGATACATATTTAAACTAGCAGAAAAAACAGATGGAGTTCCTCAGTATATCCAATTTAGTGATCATGGTATTCAGCCGAATAAAGCTGGTCACTACCACTTGTATTGGGGTGACAATCGTGAAGCTTTATTGGATGAAGTCATACACTGGCCTACCTACTATCCATCAGATATGGATGGACATGATATTGCCCATGAGATGATGGAGCATTAA
- a CDS encoding universal stress protein: MYKKILLAVDGSEHSLRATQEAIKIASLANECTVEIVLVVDYAKAKNEVIHAQRKEELELSRRKRLLPIEEKLKANRISYEVKILHGEPGPTIVEHANKGHFELVVPGSRGLNALQEMVLGSVSHKVAKRVQCPVLIVK, translated from the coding sequence ATGTATAAAAAAATCCTATTAGCTGTAGATGGTTCTGAACATTCCTTACGTGCTACACAAGAAGCGATAAAAATTGCATCTTTAGCTAATGAATGTACAGTTGAAATTGTATTAGTAGTTGATTATGCAAAAGCAAAGAATGAAGTTATTCATGCACAAAGGAAAGAAGAATTAGAGTTATCCCGTCGTAAGAGACTTTTACCTATTGAGGAAAAATTAAAAGCAAATCGTATTTCTTATGAAGTTAAAATATTACATGGTGAACCAGGACCAACCATTGTAGAGCATGCGAATAAAGGACATTTTGAATTAGTGGTACCTGGCAGTCGTGGACTCAATGCGTTGCAAGAAATGGTACTAGGAAGTGTGAGCCATAAAGTAGCTAAAAGGGTTCAATGTCCTGTACTGATTGTAAAATAA
- a CDS encoding DUF2953 domain-containing protein, with protein MISMKWLIIGIGILLLTILFILFLKISLKITLLYTEIEKQCLLQVEIWKFRYTFDVLERIKKQQKKTGQKIEKAEKEGGIENKVMAQIDSIGEIVKKLQEIHSVLKKNLKKVKINQWRWHSQIGTGDAASTGIITGFAWSIKGMVVGIAGEYMHIIDIPELEITPVFQGKGFASRCELTASFHIYRSIITVFMLLIFVKKQQSVSTEKSVQT; from the coding sequence ATGATAAGCATGAAGTGGCTTATAATTGGGATCGGGATTCTGTTATTGACTATTTTATTTATATTGTTTTTGAAAATATCTTTAAAAATTACTTTATTATATACAGAAATAGAAAAACAGTGTTTACTACAAGTTGAAATATGGAAATTTAGATATACGTTTGATGTGTTAGAAAGAATAAAAAAGCAGCAAAAAAAGACTGGACAAAAAATTGAAAAAGCAGAAAAAGAGGGCGGTATTGAAAATAAAGTAATGGCACAGATTGATAGTATTGGAGAGATAGTAAAAAAGTTGCAAGAGATTCATTCTGTACTTAAAAAAAATCTGAAAAAAGTTAAAATCAATCAATGGAGATGGCATTCACAAATTGGAACAGGGGACGCAGCTAGTACTGGAATCATAACAGGTTTTGCGTGGTCAATAAAAGGAATGGTTGTCGGAATTGCTGGAGAATATATGCACATTATTGATATACCAGAGCTTGAAATTACACCTGTATTTCAAGGGAAAGGTTTTGCATCTAGGTGTGAATTAACAGCGTCATTTCATATTTATCGTTCAATAATAACTGTATTTATGTTACTTATATTCGTGAAAAAACAACAATCTGTAAGTACAGAAAAATCTGTTCAAACATAA
- a CDS encoding GtrA family protein codes for MKKFLKFSLIGILNTLITMISYITLVKFGINYLIANCLAYLIGIINSYYWNKNWVFEFKNKEISLFLKFLTVNLIVLIFNTITLFISVDKLFINKFISQLFSISVGMIMNFFLHKLWTFNKQNHLQ; via the coding sequence ATGAAGAAATTTTTAAAGTTTAGCTTGATAGGAATATTAAATACACTTATTACAATGATTAGCTACATAACTTTGGTTAAATTTGGTATTAATTACCTTATCGCTAACTGTTTAGCTTATTTAATTGGTATTATTAACAGTTATTATTGGAATAAAAATTGGGTTTTTGAATTCAAAAATAAAGAGATATCATTATTTTTGAAATTCCTAACTGTAAATTTAATTGTATTAATTTTTAACACAATTACCTTATTCATATCAGTTGATAAACTTTTTATCAATAAGTTTATCTCACAACTTTTTTCTATCAGTGTTGGCATGATAATGAATTTTTTCCTTCATAAACTTTGGACATTCAACAAACAAAATCATTTGCAATAA
- a CDS encoding DUF6044 family protein, which produces MFLNQNNKEIKLLVFAAIILILYLSPLFILGENAHIRVHDNLDSNLSWYKVLARSGEIIGPIDATIPQVINNQLSRNAFSTEFSGIVWLYAFFPNMVAYALSQTITRVVAFIGMYVLLKQHFLPREEWRVIAVGVSLAFALTPFWPSGMLSTLGMPLALWAFLNIRKGEKSWKNYFVLTLIPLYSSIVLGFFFFLSGMGVLWLVDLVIKKEWNFRFLFSIVYMTLIYMIVEYRLVSSFFLSTAPNSRDEYFHARLSLWRSLRLTLKNFLFGHTHVMTVHTFVILPVILIALYFIITKKQWKQEKVFVFLFWFNIALSIWYAFWFYKGWLPLTKRFHILDTFNFARYHFLRPLIIYVLFALGLKVLWLQGKIWRHAVTGFVVAQIILLSFFNEELIFQNKPSVKEFFAEEQFQKIKEYIDLPLEQYRVASIGLHPAIAQYNGFYTLDTYNNFYPLSYKYEFRKIIEKELAKNETLRTYFDEWGGRCYIFTEELGKHYMFTKNSNRRLKNVELNIEHFKKMGGRYIFSAVPIENVAENNLSLEKIFTSKSSAWEIYLYEAI; this is translated from the coding sequence ATGTTTTTAAACCAGAATAACAAAGAAATAAAATTACTTGTTTTTGCAGCAATTATACTCATTCTTTATTTGTCTCCTTTATTTATTCTTGGAGAAAATGCGCATATTCGCGTTCATGATAATCTTGATTCCAATTTGTCCTGGTATAAGGTTTTGGCAAGGAGCGGAGAGATAATAGGCCCGATTGATGCTACCATTCCACAGGTGATAAACAATCAATTGTCAAGAAACGCATTTAGTACGGAATTTAGTGGTATCGTTTGGTTGTATGCTTTTTTTCCAAATATGGTTGCATATGCATTGAGTCAAACGATTACAAGAGTGGTTGCGTTTATAGGGATGTATGTTCTTTTAAAACAACATTTTTTACCTAGAGAGGAATGGAGGGTCATTGCAGTAGGAGTTTCATTAGCTTTTGCTCTTACTCCTTTCTGGCCTTCAGGAATGCTTAGTACTCTCGGAATGCCTCTTGCACTTTGGGCATTTTTAAATATTCGAAAAGGAGAAAAGTCGTGGAAGAACTATTTTGTACTCACTCTTATTCCTCTATATTCGAGTATTGTTTTAGGTTTTTTCTTTTTTTTAAGCGGAATGGGAGTCCTTTGGTTAGTGGACTTAGTAATAAAAAAAGAATGGAACTTTCGTTTTCTTTTTTCAATTGTTTATATGACGCTCATTTACATGATTGTAGAATATCGCTTAGTATCTTCCTTCTTTTTATCTACTGCACCTAACAGTAGAGATGAATATTTTCATGCAAGATTATCGTTATGGCGGTCTCTCCGCCTCACATTGAAAAATTTCCTTTTCGGACATACCCATGTCATGACAGTCCATACATTTGTTATTTTACCTGTCATACTTATTGCGTTGTATTTTATCATTACTAAGAAACAATGGAAGCAAGAAAAAGTCTTTGTTTTTTTGTTTTGGTTTAACATAGCTTTGTCAATTTGGTATGCTTTTTGGTTTTATAAAGGTTGGCTTCCATTAACAAAACGTTTTCACATTTTAGATACATTTAATTTTGCACGTTATCATTTTTTACGCCCGTTAATTATCTATGTTTTATTCGCTCTTGGATTAAAAGTTTTATGGTTACAAGGGAAAATATGGAGACACGCTGTAACAGGCTTTGTGGTAGCTCAAATTATTTTGTTAAGCTTTTTTAATGAAGAACTTATTTTTCAAAATAAACCTTCAGTAAAGGAATTTTTTGCAGAAGAACAATTCCAGAAGATAAAAGAGTATATCGATTTACCTTTGGAACAGTACCGTGTCGCTAGTATTGGTTTACATCCTGCTATTGCTCAGTACAATGGATTCTATACACTTGATACATATAATAATTTTTATCCTCTATCGTATAAATATGAATTCCGAAAAATAATCGAGAAGGAACTAGCGAAAAATGAAACGCTTCGTACGTATTTTGACGAATGGGGTGGCCGCTGTTATATTTTTACCGAGGAACTTGGAAAACACTATATGTTTACAAAAAACTCGAACAGACGCTTGAAAAATGTAGAACTAAATATAGAGCATTTCAAAAAAATGGGTGGTCGTTACATATTTTCTGCTGTCCCAATTGAAAATGTAGCAGAAAACAATTTATCTCTTGAAAAAATATTTACATCGAAGTCATCAGCTTGGGAAATTTATTTATATGAAGCAATATAG
- a CDS encoding recombinase family protein has protein sequence MLIGYMRPYQDDLKCEEQLKSLEKYNCTMIISEEHSLAKKRVQLKNMIDNLKQDDKIVVTKLFTLADSTRHLVELLQVIDNKGAYIYFVQEDIDTSNANGYHFGDVVKHLVDFQSDVISEKTKKGLYEAKQKGVTAGRPRKPDENVKRAIVMYQSGDYSLAEIREETGISKSTLYRYLEN, from the coding sequence ATGTTAATCGGATATATGAGACCATATCAAGATGACTTGAAATGTGAAGAACAACTCAAAAGCTTAGAGAAATATAATTGTACGATGATTATCTCAGAGGAACATTCATTGGCAAAAAAAAGAGTACAACTTAAAAATATGATAGATAACCTAAAACAAGATGATAAAATTGTTGTTACAAAACTTTTCACATTAGCTGATTCAACACGTCATCTTGTTGAGTTATTACAAGTCATTGATAATAAAGGTGCTTACATTTACTTTGTTCAAGAAGATATTGATACCAGTAATGCAAATGGGTATCATTTTGGAGATGTTGTAAAACATCTTGTGGATTTTCAAAGTGATGTAATTAGTGAAAAAACGAAGAAAGGCTTGTATGAAGCGAAACAAAAGGGAGTTACAGCAGGGCGGCCTAGAAAGCCTGATGAGAATGTGAAACGTGCTATTGTTATGTATCAAAGTGGTGACTATAGTTTAGCTGAAATACGAGAAGAAACTGGAATAAGTAAATCAACTTTATATAGATATTTGGAAAATTAA
- a CDS encoding aspartyl-phosphate phosphatase Spo0E family protein → MELVKLEKVIEIKKEELLYLVSDYGIQHEKVLALSQEIDKLINYFMFLK, encoded by the coding sequence ATGGAATTAGTGAAATTGGAAAAAGTCATTGAAATAAAGAAAGAAGAACTTTTATATTTAGTATCGGATTACGGAATTCAACATGAAAAAGTATTGGCATTAAGCCAAGAAATAGACAAATTAATTAATTACTTTATGTTTTTAAAATAA
- a CDS encoding TnsD family Tn7-like transposition protein, which yields MKHPVNIKNFKSHNFIYPSLKDRNSDEIFLESEIIDELIGIAEDVKYLLDKNFASFSQDFYVKKYETLLKVNGIGYPVLKRHQRLSELLQDHYSQKLLRMLESTFQIDERLSWINYILSHSSIQFCHPIRHIEYCLT from the coding sequence ATGAAACATCCGGTTAATATTAAGAATTTTAAGTCTCATAATTTTATTTATCCTAGCTTAAAGGATAGAAATAGCGATGAAATATTCTTGGAAAGTGAAATTATAGATGAATTAATAGGAATTGCAGAAGATGTAAAGTATTTATTGGATAAAAACTTTGCATCCTTTTCACAAGATTTTTATGTTAAAAAATATGAAACACTTTTGAAAGTTAACGGGATTGGATATCCCGTGCTAAAAAGACATCAGCGACTAAGTGAGTTGCTTCAAGACCATTATTCACAAAAACTATTAAGGATGTTAGAATCAACATTTCAAATAGATGAAAGATTATCATGGATAAATTATATTTTAAGTCATAGTAGTATCCAATTTTGTCATCCAATTAGACACATTGAATATTGTTTGACCTAA
- a CDS encoding glycosyltransferase family 2 protein: MEKLISIIVPMYFEEEVAQECYNCLKSVMLQNNINYEFIFVNDGSTDRTMEILKGISAEDSRAKIINFARNFGHQIAVTAGIDVAKGDAMVIIDADLQDPPEVIPELIAKWEEGYEVVYAKRKRREGETWFKLVTAKYFYRFLNVMSDINIPKDTGDFRLIDCKVADVFKQMTERNRFVRGMMSWIGFRQTYIEYVRNERFAGETKYPLKKMMRFASDGIIAFSTKPLRMVMTLGLISVLISIAVLIYSVIVKFIGQDIQTGWASLMVAITFFSGVQLLGLGIVSQYIARIYDESKNRPIYVVKETVNIEEGIAVDDKDKLNKS, from the coding sequence TTGGAGAAACTTATTTCAATTATCGTTCCTATGTATTTTGAAGAAGAAGTAGCACAAGAATGCTATAATTGTTTAAAGTCTGTTATGCTACAAAATAATATTAATTATGAATTTATCTTTGTAAATGATGGTAGTACCGATCGGACGATGGAAATTTTAAAAGGTATTTCAGCCGAAGATTCTCGTGCTAAAATCATAAACTTTGCTCGTAATTTTGGACATCAAATAGCTGTAACAGCAGGAATTGATGTTGCTAAAGGTGATGCTATGGTCATCATTGATGCTGATTTACAGGATCCACCTGAAGTCATCCCAGAACTTATTGCGAAATGGGAAGAAGGTTATGAGGTTGTTTATGCAAAAAGAAAACGGCGTGAGGGTGAAACTTGGTTTAAACTTGTAACAGCTAAATATTTCTACCGCTTCTTAAATGTCATGTCTGATATTAATATTCCTAAAGACACAGGTGACTTCCGTCTTATTGATTGTAAAGTAGCAGATGTATTCAAACAAATGACAGAACGAAATCGTTTCGTACGTGGAATGATGTCTTGGATTGGATTCCGTCAAACATATATTGAATACGTAAGAAATGAACGTTTTGCGGGCGAAACAAAATATCCCTTAAAGAAAATGATGAGATTTGCCTCAGATGGTATTATTGCATTTTCTACAAAGCCATTAAGAATGGTTATGACTTTAGGTTTAATTTCTGTATTAATTTCTATTGCAGTTTTAATATACTCAGTTATTGTTAAATTTATTGGACAAGACATTCAAACTGGATGGGCTTCTCTTATGGTTGCTATCACATTCTTCAGTGGCGTGCAACTTCTTGGTCTTGGTATTGTCAGTCAATATATCGCTCGTATTTATGACGAAAGTAAGAATCGACCAATCTATGTTGTAAAAGAGACTGTCAATATAGAAGAGGGTATAGCTGTAGACGATAAAGACAAATTGAATAAATCTTAA
- a CDS encoding C39 family peptidase produces the protein MKRFLTLYTLVLILAGCSEKTSSLKKNELQVKQKDNKLIQNTTHSIPKSKPLQPSPTSATKKIILDVPLISQKPELKYGCEVTSLAMVLQHAGIKVNKMDLANEIKKDPTPLSTNKSGDIIQWGDPKEGFVGDITGKNKGYAVHVQPLQELMERYLPNRTVNLTGKPFNTMLAQIKLGKPVVVWTTGDYRLPDRWESWKHDDKKITAPLDLHAVVIVGLEDKYIYINDPLTVKKAHKVSQDIFVQSWEALGKQALSYR, from the coding sequence ATGAAAAGATTTCTAACTTTGTATACCTTAGTTTTAATTTTAGCGGGATGTTCAGAAAAAACATCCTCTCTTAAAAAGAATGAATTACAAGTTAAACAAAAAGATAACAAATTGATTCAAAATACAACACATTCAATTCCAAAAAGTAAACCTTTACAACCATCTCCCACTTCAGCCACTAAAAAAATCATTTTAGATGTGCCGCTTATATCACAAAAGCCAGAATTAAAATATGGATGCGAAGTTACAAGCTTAGCGATGGTATTACAGCATGCAGGTATTAAAGTTAATAAAATGGATTTAGCTAACGAGATAAAAAAAGATCCTACTCCACTGTCTACAAATAAAAGTGGAGACATCATTCAATGGGGAGATCCTAAAGAAGGTTTTGTCGGAGATATAACTGGGAAAAATAAGGGATACGCTGTCCACGTTCAACCGTTGCAAGAATTAATGGAACGTTATCTACCAAATCGCACAGTAAACTTAACAGGAAAACCTTTTAATACTATGTTAGCTCAAATTAAGCTCGGTAAACCTGTGGTAGTATGGACTACAGGAGATTATCGCCTTCCAGATAGATGGGAATCTTGGAAACATGATGACAAAAAAATTACAGCTCCTTTGGATTTACACGCTGTTGTTATTGTAGGTTTAGAGGACAAATACATTTATATCAATGACCCATTAACTGTGAAAAAAGCACACAAAGTAAGCCAAGATATTTTCGTTCAATCGTGGGAAGCATTAGGGAAACAAGCATTATCCTATCGCTAA
- a CDS encoding undecaprenyl-diphosphatase yields the protein MNYKMFRAINRLAGRNSTLDTFMIFISQKTRFLYVFLLALMWFRGNSYKKIILFAGVSVGFSLCINRFIQLFYFKPRPFVIHRVRLLIPSKNNSSFPSKHTALAFALSTSVLLRECLFGSIMWFLAILTGFSRIWLGHHYPFDIIGSAFIGILTSMAINNTTYLFNSFVTWIIRIYRKIIFVN from the coding sequence ATGAATTACAAAATGTTTAGGGCTATCAATCGTCTAGCGGGTCGTAATTCAACTTTGGATACATTTATGATATTTATTTCACAAAAGACTCGATTCCTGTACGTTTTTTTATTAGCCTTAATGTGGTTTAGAGGAAATTCCTACAAAAAAATTATTTTATTTGCTGGGGTATCAGTTGGGTTCTCATTATGTATAAACCGTTTCATCCAGCTGTTTTATTTTAAGCCTCGTCCGTTTGTTATACATCGTGTGCGTTTACTTATCCCATCAAAGAATAATTCTTCATTTCCTAGTAAACATACAGCCTTAGCATTTGCCTTATCGACCTCTGTCTTACTTCGCGAATGCTTGTTTGGCTCAATTATGTGGTTTTTAGCAATCTTGACAGGTTTCTCACGTATTTGGCTAGGACATCATTATCCATTTGATATAATAGGAAGTGCTTTTATAGGAATCTTAACCAGTATGGCTATTAATAATACTACATATTTATTTAATTCTTTTGTTACCTGGATTATAAGGATCTATAGAAAAATAATTTTTGTGAACTAG
- a CDS encoding DUF2238 domain-containing protein, with translation MIRNKRAAIHLFLLLVVIAVFIWSVINPAKYSTWAAEAIPAIFSLFIVITTYNKFRLTTLSYMIITILSITMFVGGHYTYSEVPLFNWIQDIFDLKRNHYDRFGHLIKGLFIIVIREILLRKTQLTEGPWLITISISISLAIAALYEIIEWLAFKIAKGGTTAKDFLGMQGDIWDAQWDMSLALVGSILALLTLSTLHNRLLKKNL, from the coding sequence GTGATAAGAAACAAACGTGCAGCTATTCACTTATTTTTATTATTGGTTGTTATCGCTGTTTTTATATGGTCTGTTATTAACCCTGCAAAATACTCGACATGGGCAGCAGAAGCTATTCCTGCTATTTTCAGTTTATTCATTGTAATTACAACGTACAATAAGTTTCGTCTCACCACTCTCTCTTATATGATTATTACAATATTATCCATAACAATGTTTGTCGGTGGTCATTACACATACTCAGAGGTGCCTCTTTTTAATTGGATACAAGATATTTTTGATTTAAAACGAAATCACTACGATCGATTTGGACATCTGATAAAAGGTTTATTTATCATTGTGATAAGAGAAATCTTATTACGGAAAACTCAACTTACCGAAGGCCCTTGGTTAATTACGATTAGTATAAGTATTTCACTTGCTATTGCTGCATTATACGAAATCATCGAATGGTTAGCTTTTAAAATAGCAAAGGGAGGAACAACAGCAAAAGACTTTTTAGGTATGCAAGGCGATATATGGGATGCACAATGGGATATGTCACTTGCCTTAGTAGGCTCGATTCTTGCGTTACTCACCCTTTCGACTTTACATAACCGGCTATTAAAAAAGAATTTATAA